A segment of the Gossypium hirsutum isolate 1008001.06 chromosome D10, Gossypium_hirsutum_v2.1, whole genome shotgun sequence genome:
GGGAAATGAATATTTTGCCCCTTGAGTGTAAATGATTGATTTTCCATGATTTAAATGACTGGTTTGTCTGTGATTTGTATAACTGATTCTGAGCatggcattctgcatacacgacatactgcatggaGTTGGGATACtattatggaggaagtactgtactggtggctctgccacaatcgCTATTACTGGTGGCTTAGCCACATATATTATTACGGGCAATTTTGCTGTGATACTGTTGctggcagctttgctacgatGCTATTGATGGCTTTGTACCGATCATATTACCATTTTTGATGGCTTTGTGTCAATTATATTaccgttactgatggctttgAGCCAATCATATTACCATTACTGATGGCTGTAAGTCGATTATATCACtcctactgatggctttgtgccaatcatattactgtacttatggcttgtagccattctgtttatagcttatagctatcTTGTTTACGGCTCTTAGCCATTCtggttactggcagctttgctgcaatactaattagtgccacaaccggtgctacgatattggtgtgttggctgggtgggtcaattttatcccccacatggtgtgttggatggtatgggtggtgtgttggctggattgggatgggttgcatgatTGCATTGTTGCATTTCTATTATTGATTCTgtcactgtattgggcttagaCCCATATGTATTCTGTTTCTGATTctaatactgtaatgggctaaggcccatactaCATTTTAACTGTTTTGGGTTAAAGCCACATTGTTCTGTTATTGGGGTCAGGCCCAGACTATTACTGCTTATATTACTGACTGgatgataggggattacacactaagtttttgtaaactcaccccgtttttaacctttcaggtaattccCAGCATTAGACGgttcggagctgcgagggactcggagagggccacacaactgTACAAGTTGTAttctaattttctcatttacTAAAGCATTTTGAGTTTGattcgggttgtaataaggcttCAAAAATATTGGATTTTAAATTCAGGATTTTATGTATTGTGATTCTTATCTGCTAGAAGGAAAACCcaattttccaaaacaataactatcTTCAAACgctacgtttccgcaactcaatttttaaataacacGTTTTTGcaaatcatttattttaatctaAGCTTTCGtaacaataaggttttgaaggtaacaacgtttctttaataaacctcgattgaaaataagcaaatgcaaactgaggttttgtacaagttttaaatggcaagaagtttgaaatttcaagaagggttttcaatgaaaacatggtttttgaaaaacagttcaatgtgacacaccagattcggcaataatgtctaggccaagtttggggtgttacagaaattgTTGTGGGATAATCTTGGTGGTAAATTAttatattctactacatgtcatcCGCAAACCAATGGACAAACTAAGGTAGTCAATCGAGTCTTAGGTGTTTTACTACGAGCTATTCTGGGTAAGAACCTTAAAACTTGGGAAGAATGCTTGCCATtttttgaatttgcatataatcgaTCTATTCACTTTACAACTACCTATTCCTCATTTGAACTTATTTATGGTTTTAATCTACTCACTATACTTGATATTGTATTATTGTCTATAGAAAAAAATTCTAGTTTAGATGGTGAGAAGAAAGTTGAATTGGTGAAATCCATGCATGAGAAAGCAAGACAATGAATCACCAAAAAAAATGAAGCAAATGCCAACAAAGCTAATAAGGGGCGTAAGCAAGTTATATTTGAGCCCGGTGATTAGGTTTGGGTCTATATGAGAAACGAACGATTTCCAACTAACCGTAAAACAAAATTGGACCTACTTGGTGATGGACTTTTTCAAGTACTCAAGCGAATAAATGATAATGCATATCAAATCAATCTTCCTGGTGAGTATAAAGTTAGTGCCACTTTAATGTCACTAACCTTTCTCCTTTTGATATTGAAGATTTGAGGACGAATCCTTTTGTAGAAGGGAGGAATGATAAGAGTAGCTCAGTCCAATTCAAAGGCCATAATAGAGATGGGCTTAGTTTCCCTCAAAGCCCAATCAGGAGATTCAAATCCAAGCAACTaaagtcaaaactcaacttattCGTTAAAGactttatcacaaaaaaaaaaattcgagaacAAGGAACTAATTTTGCTCGTGGGTCTAATCTTTCAATCTATGTGACAAGTCCATGTGGAAAATGTTAACAAGCTTAGGCGCTTCACTTCAAGGACCCCGATCAATCCCACAAGCTTAGGTGTTTCATATTGGTTTcaagttttaggcttaatttgtattatatataagcctaatattgtatttattagttcttattattttattattttttattctaaattttttataattattaagtattttaatttatttaagagttttatgtcaacaagaaaatttagtttaaaactacttcttgtttaggttaattagagttttagtatacttaagagttttatttagatttatttagttagcctatataaaggcttttGCATTGTTACAgaaaatcaattcatttttattcaacttctcttttaagttaataaattctttttatgtttttcttttcaagaatttctcttgagtttcttttagaagagttttaacaatctttttagattgtgaggatcattttcaaactttttcttgccaagttttctaTTTTGGAGGGGAAATTAAAACCGCTTgaaggggttgtggattcttcgtgtttccaaggctttTTAGGACTTCTTCATATCACATTTTGtcttttccatctatcttctttattttttctttatttttccaatctttgatttattattctatttattttagttttttattttttttatttgacttagatttgattttgtttcatgtttttgcaatatccaattttctttccggAGGCCTAAAACCTTAAGTCAAATTCGTGACTTAGACAACTTTACGATCCTATTTCTGCTATCATCCATATTAGAATGGGGAATTTCTAAATCTTGTTTACACTTTCTCCATTTTaaattatcatcttcttcttcagtCATCTTGAAAAAGAAGAGGTTGTAGTCATGGGAAACTCTGCATGTTGTAATAGTCATAGGCTTGGATGTTCAAGTGAGAAAATATCGAAGAAAAGCTGTCAGGTCTAAGGAAACACTAGCATTTAGGCAAGCCATGGTGATAAGGATGAGGAAATAAGCTGAGTTTCTGCACCTCGCTTCTAGGTGATAAATGATGATATGCTGTTTGCATGAACTAGGAAATGCATGAGTAAGTTGTAGTGTCATGACAAGCTGTTTACTGCTACTTTAAGATAGATGATTATTAGATGCATAAATTTCATGCTAGCTAGAGATAAATCTCATaggttagatgaagttaggatgTGAAACAAGGAGTCTTGAGTGTTGTGTCATCATAGGTTGCAATCTTATATCATTGGTTGTAGTAATAGGTAAGTAAGGATGAGCCACCTCAGTAGGACAATGATGTTGGAGTGTTTACGACACTACTGACAGATAAGTGTATGGTGTCACATAATCCGGCTGTGAATAAAATGTTGGAATTGTCAAAAATGGCAGATCCATCGGTGTTGTTGTCAGCATTGATGCTCCATATATTGTTGGGATAGAGATGGTGCAAAAAATACACTTGTAGAAAGTTTTGATGTATGCTACAATGGTGCATAatgtggtgcttgtgtaaaaaaAATAGGGTCAGTGAAAGCACTAGAATAATATAAACCATACTGATCGAGAGGTGGTGCACCCTTCGATGCCTCGTATGGGGTTAGAGCTGATGATGAATCCATTAAGGCATGTACTCTCGACCTAAGACTCATGCAGGGTCATCTTGGGCTCCTATGATGACGTTGCCTAGTCCTTTCCTTCTCTGGTAGTAGATATGTCTTACCATGATGTCTAAATCATGTCATGTAATTCGTAAAGGTTGCCAAATCCAATGCGAGAATTGGTTCTCACATAGGTATGAAATTGTACCTATGCTCCCAAGTGTAGATATATTTGGCGTGGAATTTCACCCGATCTTTGTCGGTTCTCCCTCACAAGTGGACCTTCTGCAGTTCATTAATATCTTGGGATGATGGAGGAATACTTTGCCTAAACCCAAACTAGCATATCACTCGATCAGATTCGTGCATCTTAACTTTCGAGAAAACTATCAATGGCACCTTGACGTGCCAAATATTGAGGTTCGCTAAAAATTCGACTGAGATGTATTCTTGAATTCTTAGATTAGTATATGGCATCCATTCAAACTATAGCacgaaattataaattttattaagtacctaatattaaatttcaaatccttacgtaaatatttgataatttaaGAATTCAAAAACTAAAATCGGGTTCCAATCGTTGATCTAACAGTAGTTAGATATCTTTGAGCTTTTCCACTATACCCACATGAATCGCCTCattgttccacctattcaaataatatgttacttcaaaaatataataatgaaatatattatggtaactatattatcaaatgaattttaccttattaCGAATGGGAAAGAATGAGAGGCGTTTACTAAGGGACATAAAAATGGTAGCCAGTACTATGCCCATGACAAAAGGAGCATGCAATCactgattttaattttttgtaattgcATCGCCCGATACATCTCTTGGTACAATGTCATCAACAAAATTGACCCACAACTGAATCGCCCCGCTTCTTTCAAGTCGACAAGTTGTAGTAGTCACCTTAAATGTAttagattttgagatttatcagGCATTAGAAAACCCCCAATTAACCTTAGGATGAATGCTTGAGCGTATTGTTCTTTTTCAACGACACTCACGGAGTTGTCAATATAATTGAAATTTCCTTCCAACCATTTCATCTTGATCCAGCTACCAAAAAACTTGTTCGGCACATTGCCTAATAGTTGCTCACAAATTGCGCTCCAATCGCCAACACCCACTATCCTCGTAACGACTGGCCCATCCACCAGTAAACTGAGTTGTAAAGCTACGTCCTTGAGTGTAATTTTACATTCACCGCAcagaagatggaatgtgtgtgtctcgagtctccatctttccaccaaagcGCTGATAAGTGTgggatccaatttagtccccccCGAGCATACGAGACACGTGCAAGACTCCTACCTCTTCAAGTGTTGTTGTTCAATAACACGCAGTGCCCTCACAGTTAAGTTGTGTATGTATGTCTCTAAAATTCGATCTTCGGCctgattatataaatataaaaaatatataaaattaacaatgttaacaactTAATAGTGaactcaattaaaattaaaatatttaatagtatTTTCGTACCATTTGCAATTGGACACTGAAAATGTGTTTGTCATCCAAATGAAAAAGCGGAATTGTCATTATGaaaatcaattaaaaacaaaaatattatgaaatataaaattaaaacaacaagATTTTGAGAGAAATTGAATACAAAATTAAGAACTAAAAAGTGGAGAGAATAGATGAATTGAGAGAATTAAGAGAATGTGATTAGAATGTAAAAGGAAGAAAATGACTTGGGTTTATATAACAAATAAACTAGCCGTTTTTTACCGGTGGAAAAAATTTTGCTGTTGTACTTTTTTACCATTGGGGAAAATGTACGGTTAACTAAAAACTGGTCCAGCAAAACGTATTTTCTATTTCTCActccaaaattaacttatttccctaaataaaaaaataatctaaaaccttaaatattttctaaaaactgCGTATATTGCCAATTTACCCCTTTTAATTACCATTACTTTTTATCATTTCTCTTCTTTTACATTTTCCGGGGTAACGACACAAACACCCATCCATTTTCTCAATCTCTCCAAAGATCCAGATTCAACATTTCCCCCTCAGTTTTTAGGGTTTACAAATATTacccttttcaatttaattttatacattttctgTTTGGGGTCTCTCATTGGTTCCTTTTGTTTCATTCTTGAGCACCTGATATTGTTTTCTCTCAAGAAAAGTATAAATCTTTTTTACATGAACTAAAAGATGGAAATCCCCTAAATCATCAAAATGTTTGCTTCCTTTTTCCCTGCCTCTATTTCAGgtttcacttttcttttcttttttttaaatgcttGTTCAAGGGTTTATTCCCTCTTCCATTTCATCCTTTTTGTCTTAAAAAACCCCACTCTCTTGGTATATGCTTTGTTCCATTAACAATTAgatctattttctttttcaattatgAAAGAATGCTTTCTAGCCAAATTTACTGTAAAAATACCCGAAATGTTAACTCTTAAGAAAAACTAATTTCTcctatttcacttaaaattggTTCCTTCTAACCGTTCCACTCATTTCAATTTCAGCTTCAGCTTCTGCTAGGGCATTTATCAAACCCCTAAGCTACAATTTAGAAACAAAATGAGAAACAAAATCCTTTTTTTTATGTGTAACTTTGTGTTTGAAATCATGGGCTGTGTTAATGGAAAGTGTTGTAGTAGATATCCATCATCACCAGATGGTGGTTCAGATCACTGTGGAGAATTGAGACCTTACAAAAGCAAACACATTCTTACAAAACGGTCATTGGAGATAGTTCATGTTTCATCTCACAACTTTACTCTGCAGTATTCAATCTTAACACAACTTGGTTATTACCAGGACACAGTTGAAAGTGAAAACCAAGATAGTTTCTGTATCAAAACACAAATTCAATGTAACCCAAATGTTCATGTCTTTGGTGTATTTGATGGACATGGTCAATACGATGCtcaattttcaaactttttcaatGATAGACTTGTAGAAATATTATCCAGTGGCTCCACTTTGTTGGATGATCCTTTAAAAGCTTATACTTCAGCATTTCTAGCTATAAATTCTGAGTTACATGATAGTGAGATTGATGACACTATGAGTGGTACCACAGCAATAACTGTCCTTGTTGTTGGGGATACTCTTTATCTTACTAATGATGGTGATTCAAGAGTTGTGATTGCTGTTAAGAATGGGGATCAAATATTGGCTGAGGATTTATCTATGGATCAAACGTCATTTAGGAAAGATGAATATGAAAGGGTGAAGCTTTGTGGGGCCAGGGTTTTGAGTATTGACCAAGTTGAAGGCTTTAAAGACCCAAATATTCAAAATTGGGGTGAAGAGGAAAATGAAGGTAGTGATCCTCCAAGGTTGTGGATTCCAAATGGAATGTATCCCGGGACTGCATTTACAAAAAGTTTAGGAGATAGTACAGCAGAAAAGATAGGTGTGATTGCTGATCCTGAGATTTCTGTAGTTAAACTTACACCAAATAATCTATTTTTTGTTGTTGCAAGTGATGGAGTTTTTGAGTTTCTACCTAGCCGAACTGTTGTCAACATGGTACGATATTCATGCAAATCTTTGGAATTAATAAATTGCTATTACATTTCCAATTTGCTTGCAATACTACTTATATATCCGTCATTCATATGTTGGCATTCAAATGTTTCCTCATATGAGATTTGTTTGCTTTGTATATTCACAAGCAACTGCTGAAATATCTTTTACATTAGATTTTAATGAATGTTTCATGTAAAATGATGTATCTAAACCTGTATTATACTATCTAGTTTGATAAGTCAACACGAAGGGGAAGTGAATAAGAATTTTCCAATGTCTTTTGCTTTTGAACTATTATTGGAACTCTCCTCGTATTGATATTATCATGAAATTTAGCTTTTTTGAGATATGCAATCTATGATTCTTGCGGATAACTGCAAGATATTAATGTCATAGTTTCAGCATTtccttaataaatttataattttcttcaCATAGGTCGCGGCATACACAGATCCCAAGGATGCGTGTGCTGCAATTGCTGGAGAATCCTACACACTTTGGTTGGAGAATGAAGATCgaactaatgatattataatcATCATTATACAGATTAAGGCTCTTTGGATTCCTGTAGTCGGGTGGTGGTGCCACAGATAGCAGAGTAGATTGTAGGCCAATAGTTATGAGGTCATTCAAGAGAAGTCTTGATGCATTCAGTTTTTCCTAGTTAGAAACCTATTTTTCTGTAAGAAGTGATTTCTCGGATATATATATCATTCCTGCCTGTTAAGATAATAAATCAGTTAGAGTGCAGTTACAGTATAGCTGGGTTGTTAGCTAATTTGTTAAGAGGAGTTAGAGTCTATAGATACTCCAGATGAGCCTTCTGTAAAATCAAGTTAGAAATCAAGATTTTCAAATAGAAACTTACACATTAAACTCTGCACTTCTTCATGGTATCAGTCGCTACATGAGTCTTGTTCATGGCTAATGCTAACGATACTTCTGCTGCCTCGGAGTTACTTGAGTCGCGTGGAGCAGCGTTTGCTACTGATTGTGTGGTCAATTCTTTCCCTCGGCACGATGTTGTTAAGCTTGATGAAGGATCTTTTCTTCAATGGAAACAACAGGTTCGGTTTGTTGTTAATGGATATGAACTGTTTGGCTTTCTTGATGGCTCTGTTACAGCTCCGCCGAAGTTCGTCACTGCACCAGACGGTGCTCTGGTTTTGAATCCAGCGTCATCTGCCTTTCAACAGCAAGACAATCTTCTCACGTCTTGGCTTCTCTCTACTATAAGTTCGTCGATTTTGAGTTCGTTCTCGGAGGTTCAGTCGGCCTCGGATGTGTGGACGACGGCGTTGGAATTGTTTGTGGCAGATACGGATCTCAAGCAGTCGCGTCTGCGTCATGAACTTCATTCTCTAAAAAAAGGTAATATGTCGATCCGTGATTATGTCACTAAGTTGAAAGGTATTTGTGCACTTTTGGCAGCGTCTGGTGATCTTATTTCTATGGCGGAACGCACGGCTGTCTTGCTTACGGATCTTCCGTCAGAATTTGAAGGCGTTGTTTCTTCTGCCTCGCTTTCGCCGACTCCTCTGCCGTTTCAGCGTTTAGTGGCTGCGCTCGTTGAGTGTGAGAACAGACAGGCGCAGGCTTCTCAAGAAGTTGTGTATGCGGCAAACCTTGTGGAGGAATCTTCGCTGCCGGTCGAGGATGGCTTGTTGCGTAGAGGCCGTTCGGGATCTCGTGGCCGTGGTAGGAACTTCCGGCCGTGACTTCAATGTCAGATATGCTCGAGGTTCGGCCATGTTGCTCAGCGGTGTTATTATCGCTATCACCGTGATGACACATCTCAGGCACCATTTCCCCCGCTGATTCCTAATGATTCTAGCCTTCGGGGATGGTCTGCACAGAAAAATACAAGGCCTAGGTTCTCTAACCCTGgtcaaaattattttgaaaatggtCAAAATTATGTTCCTGGTCAAAATTATAATTCTGGTCAAAAGTGGCTTGCTGATGGGACTAATGCCTTTCATGAGCAACAGGTGGGGCCGTATGGTCCATCTCATGTTGGGCAAAATAGTTGGCCCAGACCGCATAGGGAGCCCAATGAGCGCCGAACATATAGGCCTCAAGAGTATGGGCCGCATGATGGGATTGATGGTGCTGTTGGGCCGAATGGTGGTGTTGGTTATAGGCCTCAAAATTATGGGCCACATGATGGGATTGGTGGTACTGTTGGGCCGAATGGTGGCGTTGGGCCGAAGGATGGTATTGGGCCAAATATTGGTAATAATCCTTTCATAGCTACTAATCATGTTTCGAATAATGTGCAGTTGGGTCCATCAAAGCCATCAGATAATATAGGTGTTCCATGGCAGACTAAGCCACGAGCTCGTGTTTTCTCGGCATCAAATCCATGTTTTGGACTTCCTCGATTGGATAGTTTACATGCTTTTGATTACTCTGGTCCGTCAATCTCTAGCTCGCATATAAATTCTACACCACGTGGCATTAGTGGAGATGAGTCTGACTCTCCGGTTCCTAGGCCGGTTGGTTCTTCATCTTGGTATCCTGATTCGGGTGCCAGCAATCACGTGTGTCAAGATCCTTCGGCACTACATGATGCTGTTCCATATTCAGGTACGTCTTCCCTTTTAATGGGTGATGGTTCGCCTGCTATAATTTCATCTGTTGGTCAGAGCGTTTTGGCTACAAAGTCTAGGGTACTTCAATTATCTAATGTACTGTGTGTGCCGGCTATTCGAAAGAATTTATTGTCAGTATCACAATTTGCAACTGATAATGGTGTTTTCTTTGAGTTTCACTCAAATTATTGTGTGATTAAGGATAGCATGACACAGGAGATTTTGCTGACGGGCCATATACATAATGGGCTCTATCAATTCTCCATATCAGATACTACTATTCCTGTTTCGCTTCATCCATCCACTGCTCAGGTTGACCTTTCAACTCAGACTGCTGATAGTGAGTTTTGTTTACTGTGGCAGAAGCTTCTTAGCGATCCGTCTTCGAAGATTGTTAAGAATGTTCTTGATAATTGTCAgttcaaattaaataaagttgATATAAGCGATGTTTGTACTGCTTGTAAAAAGGGAAAGTTTCATAAATTGCCGTTTCCGGTTTCCACTACTGAATATACTGATCCTTTTTCTTTGATTGTTTCGGATTTGTGGGGCCCTGCGTCCGTTGCTTCTGGGTCAAATTGGTATTATGTCTCATTTATCGATATGTGTTCTCGGTTCACTTGGGTGTATTTAATTCGACAAAAATCACAGGCTGTGAAGTGTTTCGTTCAGTTTCAGAAACTCGTGCAGAATCAATTCGGTAAGTCTATCAAACAATTTCAGAGTGACCAGGGCGGAGAGTATAGAGCGATTGCCTCGGTGTTAGCTGATCAAGGATTATTCATCGCATCACCTGTCCTCATACTTCTGAATAAAATGGTGTTGCGGAACGTAAACATAGACATATTGTGGAAATGGGACTTACTCTTTTAGCTCAAGTAGGGCTTTCGATGGAATTTTGGGCATATGCATTTACATGTGTGGTTCATTTGATAAATCGTCTTCCCACACCAGTACTGGATGGTAAGACTCCGTTTAGAGCTTTGTATGGGTGTGATCCTACTTATGAGCATTTGCGGGTATTTGGCTGTCTATCCGTATTTGAGGCCGTTTCAACGTCACAAGTTAGATTTTCGATCTCAACCGTCTACGTTTTTGGGATACAGCTCTTGTCACAAAAGGGTATCAATGTCTCTTACCTGATGGTCGAATCATTGTATCTCGTAATGTAGAGTTTGATGAATCGCGGTTTCTTTCTCCGGCATCATTATCATGCTCTACTTGGGAGGTAAATACTGTACCTACATGTTTTCCGGTAGTTGAGACTAATGTGTCTACTCATAGGAACATTGTTACTGGTTCTGCATGCCCGGGTGTTTTGAGTGGGTCTTCGGTTCCTCCGAATGAAGTTAATGCTGATCCAACGAGTACTTCTTCTCCTAGTGTTCCGGTTTTTAATGAAGCTTTGGGTCCTCAAAATGAAGTTGCTGTTAGTTCCAAAAGTACTAATTTGTATTCTGATGATCAGTCTCCCACACCAGTTGTTTCAATTCCATCTATTCCTATAGGACCAGAGATTTCTATGCCTGATACGAATGTTCATCCCATGACTACTCGATCAAAGGCTGGGATTTTCAAACCTAAAGTTCTTGCGGTTGAAGTTAGTGAACCTTCAACGATTGAAGAAGCATTTGCTAGCCCTGAGTGGCAGACTGCTGCTCAAGCTGAGTATGATGAACTCATTCGGAATGGTACCTAGGAACTTGTCTCTATGCTGTCAGGTCGCGAAGTTATTGGCTGCAAATGGTTATTCAAAGTCAAGAAAAATCCAGACGGTACGGTTGAACGATGCAAAGCACGTTTGGTTGGAAAAGGTTGTTCTCAGGTTCCGGGATGTGATTTTCAAGAAACATTTAGTCCAGTTGTCAAGCCTGTAACTATTAGGGTTATCTTATCAATTGTGGTCACTAAAGGGTGGTCACTTCGCCAGGTGGATGCTAACAATGCTTTTTTAAATGGTGATATTGATAGAGAAGTGTTTATGCAACAACCTCCGGGATATGTACAGCTTGGAGTTGATGGAAAACCTTTGGTCTGTCGTTTAAAAAAGGCTCTATATGGTCTACGTCAGGCTCCTCGCGCATggtttgagaagttaaagacttTTCTTCTGGCAATTGGGTTTGTTAGTTCCAAATCCGATGCTTCGTTGTTTGTTCGGGCTTGCTCTGACTCCATACTATATGTTCttgtgtatgttgatgacataatcATAACTGGTAGTTTGTCATCTTCTATTGACTGGTCTGTGAAGCTGCTGAATGATGAATTCTCGCTCAAAGATATAGGAAGTCTGCATTATTTTCTGGGTCTTGAGGTTTCTAGGTCCTCTACTGGGAGTCTTCATTTGTGTTAGAAAAAGTACATTCACGATATGTTAAAACGAAGTGGCTTGTCTAATGCTAAAAGTGTTCATACACCTATGATTAGTTCGTCGCACGTTTCTAAGGATGATGGGGATCCTTTGCCAGATCCGACGGAGTATAGGAGTTTGGCTGGTGCGTTACAGTATGTGGTTATTACTAGG
Coding sequences within it:
- the LOC107915512 gene encoding probable protein phosphatase 2C 35, with amino-acid sequence MGCVNGKCCSRYPSSPDGGSDHCGELRPYKSKHILTKRSLEIVHVSSHNFTLQYSILTQLGYYQDTVESENQDSFCIKTQIQCNPNVHVFGVFDGHGQYDAQFSNFFNDRLVEILSSGSTLLDDPLKAYTSAFLAINSELHDSEIDDTMSGTTAITVLVVGDTLYLTNDGDSRVVIAVKNGDQILAEDLSMDQTSFRKDEYERVKLCGARVLSIDQVEGFKDPNIQNWGEEENEGSDPPRLWIPNGMYPGTAFTKSLGDSTAEKIGVIADPEISVVKLTPNNLFFVVASDGVFEFLPSRTVVNMVAAYTDPKDACAAIAGESYTLWLENEDRTNDIIIIIIQIKALWIPVVGWWCHR